GCCGCCCCGACCTCGAGCTGCCCGACCTCGAGCTGCTGTTCGCGCCCGCGCCGTTCTTCGAGGAAGGCATCGGCGATCCCTACGACAACCACGCCGTCGTGCTCGGCGCGATCCTGCTCAAGCCGTACAGCACCGGCACCATCGAACTGCGTTCGGCCGATCCGCACGACAAGCCGATCATCGACCCGCGCTACCTCACCGACCCCGGCGGCGCCGACCGCGCCGCGGTGATGGCCGGCCTGCGGATGTGCGCGACGATCGCCAAGGCACCGGCGCTCGAGGGCGTCATCGGCCGGATCGCGCGCCCCCTCGACGCCACCACCCTCGACGACCAGACCCTCGAGCGCGCGCTCGCCACCTTCTCGCACACCCTCTATCACCCCGTCGGCACCTGCCGGATGGGCCGCGACGACGCCAGCGTCGTCGACCCGGAACTGCGGGTCCGCGGCGTCGACGGTCTGCGGGTCGCGGACGCGTCGGTGATGCCGACGATCATCCGCGGCCACACCCACGCGCCGAGCGTGCTGATCGGCGAGAAGGCCGCAGACCTGCTGCTCGGCAGGTAAGTGCAAGATGAACACCATGGCCGATCGGGATCGTGACGAGACCGGGCGCCCCCGCAACACCCGCCCACGCGACGAACTGGGCCGGCCGCTGCCCCGCGGCAGCGCGGGCGTCGCCCGGATCCCCGACGATCTCGACCTGCCGCCTGCCGAATCCCTGGTCTACGCGCAGGACCTCCTCGACAAGGGGATGGCCTTTCACGCGCACGAGGTGCTCGAGGCCGCGTGGAAGAACGGCCCGCCGGACGAACGCGCCCTGTGGCAGGGCCTCGCTCAGCTGGCCGTCGGCGTCACCCACGTGCAGCGCGGCAACACCGCCGGTGCGATCGGGTTGTTGCGCCGCGCGTCGACCCGCCTCGCCGAGGCCCCCGCACAGCACCGCGTCGACATCGCGGGACTGCTCAGATACTCCGCGGCGCTGATCGACGATCTGGCGGCCGGCCGCGACGTCACGCCGGAGCGGCTCAAACCCCGGCTGACCGGCTAGTGTCCTGAGTCATTAATTCCGGTCGAGTTGTTAGACTGGGTTATGCCGACTCCCCATGCCGCCGAGATCGTGTTGACCGATGCTGAGCGAGTAGAGTTGGAGGGTTGGGCGCGGCGACGCCGCAGCGCCGGGGACTTGGCGATGCGCTCACGAATTGTGTTGGCCGCAGCTGATGGCGGTTCCAATACCGAGCTATCGCAACGACTCGGACTTGCGATCACCACGGTGCGGCGGTGGCGTAACCGGTTTGCCGTCGATCGTCTCGACGGTCTGCTCGACGAACCGCGCCCGGGACGGCCACGAGTAGTTGGCGACGAGCGGATCAAGGACCTGATCACCACGACGCTGGAGACCACTCCACCTAATGCCACCCACTGGTCGACGCGATCGATGGCCGAGCACCTGGGATTGAGTCAGTCGATGGTGTCGCGAGTGTGGCGGGCGTTCGGATTGACTCCGCACAAACAGGATTCGTGGAAGTTGTCCAAGGATCCTCAGTTCGTGGACAAGGTGCGCGACGTGGTCGGACTCTACCTCGATCCTCCCGAACGAGCCGTCGTGCTGTGCGTCGACGAGAAGACCCAGATCCAGGCCCTGAACCGGACTCAACCCGTGTTTCCCATGCTGCCGGGGACGCCGGCGCGGGCCAGCCACGACTACGTGCGCCACGGCACATCGACCCTGTACGCCGCTCTTGATCTGGCCACCGGCAAGGTCATCGGCTCACTACACGCGCGTCACCGCGCCCGCGAGTTCCTGGCATTCCTGAAGAAAATCGACGCCGAGGTACCTGACGATCTGGACTGCCATGTCGTACTCGACAACGTCTCAACGCACAAGACACCCGCGGTAAAGCGCTGGCTGACAAACCATCCCAGATTCGTCTTGCACTTCACGCCCACCAGTTCATCTTGGCTGAACTTGGTCGAGCGCTGGTTCGCCGAGTTGACCACCAAGAAACTACGTCGCGGCACTCACACATCAGTGCGCCAGCTCAACACCGACATCCGCGCATGGATC
The window above is part of the Mycolicibacterium rutilum genome. Proteins encoded here:
- a CDS encoding DUF309 domain-containing protein, which produces MADRDRDETGRPRNTRPRDELGRPLPRGSAGVARIPDDLDLPPAESLVYAQDLLDKGMAFHAHEVLEAAWKNGPPDERALWQGLAQLAVGVTHVQRGNTAGAIGLLRRASTRLAEAPAQHRVDIAGLLRYSAALIDDLAAGRDVTPERLKPRLTG
- a CDS encoding IS630 family transposase, which encodes MPTPHAAEIVLTDAERVELEGWARRRRSAGDLAMRSRIVLAAADGGSNTELSQRLGLAITTVRRWRNRFAVDRLDGLLDEPRPGRPRVVGDERIKDLITTTLETTPPNATHWSTRSMAEHLGLSQSMVSRVWRAFGLTPHKQDSWKLSKDPQFVDKVRDVVGLYLDPPERAVVLCVDEKTQIQALNRTQPVFPMLPGTPARASHDYVRHGTSTLYAALDLATGKVIGSLHARHRAREFLAFLKKIDAEVPDDLDCHVVLDNVSTHKTPAVKRWLTNHPRFVLHFTPTSSSWLNLVERWFAELTTKKLRRGTHTSVRQLNTDIRAWIDTWNDNPRPYVWTKTADQILTSIGNYCTRINDSGH